One Streptomyces sp. R28 DNA window includes the following coding sequences:
- a CDS encoding polyprenyl synthetase family protein, whose protein sequence is MTTAAGTTHTTDPWQILRQAGELTEPRIRAALDRLGEPVRTVARYHFGWCDAEGRPTDAGWGKGLRGALALGGAEALGGSVEAALPAAAALELVHNFSVLHDDVMDQDATRRGRPATWTVFGSAQAVLTGDALWVLAMRELAAAPPPARCAAAVDELCRALLELVSGQGSDLAFEERTDVGLEECLAMAAGKTGALFAAACGLGALAADGTASQVEALRGFGHHLGLAFQLVDDLLGIWGDSLTTGKPVGADLRRRKKSLPVVAALSSGTPAGRRLAELYHHERPMRSADVVRATALVEEAGGRRWAEREAARQQSMALDRLAEVALDARAAQGLRSLVDLVTHRSS, encoded by the coding sequence ATGACCACGGCTGCCGGCACGACGCACACGACGGACCCATGGCAGATACTGCGCCAGGCCGGTGAGCTCACCGAGCCACGGATCCGCGCGGCACTCGACCGGCTGGGCGAGCCGGTCCGCACGGTCGCCCGGTATCACTTCGGATGGTGCGACGCCGAGGGCCGACCCACCGACGCCGGGTGGGGCAAAGGACTGAGGGGCGCGCTGGCGCTGGGCGGGGCGGAGGCCCTCGGCGGTTCCGTCGAGGCGGCGCTGCCGGCGGCCGCCGCGCTGGAGCTGGTGCACAACTTCTCGGTGCTCCACGACGACGTCATGGACCAGGACGCCACCCGGCGGGGCCGCCCGGCCACCTGGACCGTGTTCGGCAGCGCCCAGGCCGTGCTGACCGGGGACGCACTATGGGTCCTGGCGATGCGGGAGTTGGCCGCCGCCCCGCCTCCCGCACGGTGCGCGGCCGCTGTCGATGAGCTGTGCCGGGCGCTGCTGGAGCTGGTCTCCGGCCAGGGGTCCGACCTCGCGTTCGAGGAGCGGACCGATGTGGGGCTGGAGGAGTGCCTCGCCATGGCGGCGGGCAAGACCGGGGCCCTGTTCGCCGCCGCGTGCGGGCTCGGCGCGCTGGCTGCCGACGGCACCGCCTCCCAGGTGGAGGCCCTTCGGGGCTTCGGTCACCATCTGGGCCTGGCGTTCCAGCTCGTGGACGATCTGCTGGGCATCTGGGGCGACAGCCTGACGACCGGCAAGCCGGTGGGGGCCGACCTGCGTCGGCGCAAGAAGTCCCTGCCGGTCGTCGCGGCGCTGTCCAGCGGCACGCCGGCCGGCCGGCGGCTGGCCGAGCTGTATCACCACGAGCGTCCGATGCGGTCCGCCGATGTGGTGCGGGCGACCGCGCTGGTCGAGGAGGCCGGCGGACGCAGGTGGGCCGAGCGGGAAGCGGCCCGTCAGCAGTCCATGGCCCTGGACCGACTGGCCGAGGTGGCCCTCGACGCGCGGGCGGCACAGGGCCTGCGGTCGCTGGTGGACCTCGTCACGCACCGCAGCAGCTGA
- a CDS encoding glycosyltransferase: MRIALLTMGSRGDVQPFVALGSGLRDRGHQVVLGAPEALRPLVEKAGLEHRTTPGDPDGFFTMPEVREALRRAPSMRNLVKALPKAPEGYDQQVLDEIEAAAEGVDLVLHSPLTVAAAFGTSRAPWLSACWWPNTETTAFPAIESGQRLMGPFTGLYNHFTHVRAATEDWTWRGPEIDEYRARRGLPPFGADSPLRRLGRDQPHLYPFSPSVLPKPADWPARCHVTGYWFWDEPGWQPPAGLEDFLAAGTPPVALTLGSTWPVHRQDETLEYAIAAARGAGRRLLVVGGPDGALPDDVFRLAGADYSWLFPRTAAVIHHGGFGTTADVLRAGVPHVVVPVFADHPFWAARLHRAGLAGRPVPMRRMNRRELATSVLRAATDPAMAARARRLGRVVSAERGVDTACTVIEEWATAKGNRASSAG; the protein is encoded by the coding sequence ATGCGCATAGCACTGCTCACCATGGGCTCGCGCGGCGACGTGCAGCCCTTCGTCGCACTGGGCAGCGGCCTGCGTGACCGCGGCCACCAGGTCGTGCTCGGTGCGCCCGAGGCCCTGCGTCCCCTGGTCGAGAAGGCCGGCCTGGAGCACCGCACCACCCCGGGTGATCCGGACGGCTTCTTCACCATGCCGGAGGTGAGGGAGGCGTTGCGCCGGGCGCCCTCCATGCGGAACCTCGTCAAGGCCCTTCCCAAGGCCCCCGAGGGCTATGACCAGCAGGTGCTCGACGAGATCGAGGCCGCCGCCGAGGGCGTGGACCTCGTGCTGCACTCACCGCTGACGGTGGCCGCCGCGTTCGGGACGTCCCGGGCGCCGTGGCTCTCCGCCTGCTGGTGGCCCAACACGGAGACGACCGCTTTCCCGGCGATCGAGTCGGGGCAGCGTCTGATGGGGCCGTTCACCGGGCTGTACAACCACTTCACCCACGTGCGGGCGGCCACCGAGGACTGGACGTGGCGCGGCCCCGAGATCGACGAGTACCGCGCACGGCGCGGCCTGCCGCCCTTCGGGGCGGACTCACCGCTGCGCCGGCTGGGTCGTGACCAGCCCCACCTGTACCCGTTCAGCCCGAGCGTTCTGCCGAAGCCCGCGGACTGGCCCGCACGCTGCCATGTCACCGGGTACTGGTTCTGGGACGAGCCCGGGTGGCAGCCGCCCGCGGGACTGGAGGACTTCCTGGCCGCCGGGACGCCGCCGGTCGCGCTCACGCTGGGCAGCACCTGGCCCGTGCACCGGCAGGACGAGACCCTTGAGTACGCGATCGCCGCGGCGCGGGGTGCCGGGCGCCGGCTCCTGGTGGTCGGCGGCCCGGACGGGGCGCTGCCCGACGACGTCTTCCGGCTGGCCGGTGCCGACTACTCCTGGCTGTTTCCGCGTACGGCCGCGGTGATCCATCACGGCGGATTCGGCACCACGGCCGACGTGCTGCGCGCGGGCGTGCCCCATGTCGTCGTGCCGGTGTTCGCGGACCATCCCTTCTGGGCGGCCCGGCTGCACCGGGCGGGGCTGGCCGGCCGGCCGGTGCCCATGCGCCGGATGAACCGGCGGGAGCTCGCCACGAGCGTGCTGCGGGCGGCGACCGACCCGGCCATGGCCGCGCGCGCCCGGCGGCTCGGGCGCGTCGTGTCGGCCGAACGCGGAGTCGACACCGCGTGCACGGTCATCGAGGAATGGGCCACGGCCAAGGGAAACAGGGCGTCGAGCGCCGGCTGA
- a CDS encoding activator-dependent family glycosyltransferase, with the protein MRVLFATVSEKSHMYSMVPLAWAMSTAGHEVRMASSPSLTGAITRTGLTAVPVGSDHRLYEGFAAHQDLVARIYDARKRDDRAQARELYRTLHALLENEVADWSEPSAERQTWQSVLTKYQANVEHLYRVYNDGMVDELVELARAWRPDLVIWSPLTYAAPVAARLVGAAHARLLWSVDIYATMREVFLDLREQQPPERRADPLGAWLAGHLGRHGGDFAEEVTTGQWTIDPNPASVQLPSHVQRVPVRHVPYNGPSVEPDWVRRPSGLPRVFFTPGHSSAAVIGASFMPVQEVLDAVADLDIEFVAALPARETEAVLRVPDNTRVVDFVPLHTLLPSCSAIVHHGGFGGWSAALLHGVPQFLLPVRFSDLWTKATLLDAQGGGAYLHASEVTAQTLRTGLARLLSEPSYRTSAARLRQEMLDAPTPNALVPTLEKLTEERRGTRP; encoded by the coding sequence ATGCGCGTGCTGTTCGCCACGGTCTCCGAGAAATCGCACATGTACAGCATGGTTCCACTGGCGTGGGCGATGAGCACGGCGGGGCACGAGGTGCGGATGGCGAGCAGTCCGTCGCTGACCGGCGCGATCACCCGCACCGGCCTCACCGCGGTGCCCGTGGGCTCCGACCACCGGCTGTACGAGGGGTTCGCCGCGCACCAGGACCTGGTCGCGCGGATCTACGACGCCCGCAAGCGGGACGACCGGGCGCAGGCGCGGGAGCTGTACCGCACGCTGCACGCGCTGCTGGAGAACGAGGTCGCCGACTGGTCCGAACCGAGTGCGGAACGGCAGACGTGGCAGAGCGTGCTGACCAAGTACCAGGCCAACGTCGAGCACCTGTACCGGGTCTACAACGACGGCATGGTCGACGAACTGGTGGAGCTGGCCCGTGCCTGGCGGCCGGATCTGGTGATCTGGTCGCCGCTGACGTACGCCGCGCCGGTGGCGGCCCGGTTGGTGGGCGCGGCCCACGCCCGGCTGCTGTGGTCCGTGGACATCTACGCGACGATGCGCGAGGTCTTCCTCGACCTGCGCGAACAGCAGCCTCCGGAGCGGCGTGCGGATCCGCTCGGCGCATGGCTGGCCGGTCACCTCGGGCGTCATGGCGGTGACTTCGCCGAGGAGGTGACGACCGGTCAGTGGACGATCGACCCGAATCCGGCGAGCGTCCAGCTGCCCTCGCACGTCCAGCGCGTCCCGGTGCGCCACGTGCCCTACAACGGCCCGTCGGTGGAGCCGGACTGGGTACGGCGGCCCTCCGGCCTGCCGCGGGTGTTCTTCACGCCCGGACACTCGTCGGCCGCGGTCATCGGTGCTTCGTTCATGCCGGTGCAGGAGGTCCTGGACGCCGTGGCGGATCTCGACATCGAGTTCGTCGCCGCGCTCCCCGCGCGCGAGACGGAGGCCGTGCTGCGGGTGCCGGACAACACCAGGGTCGTCGACTTCGTGCCGCTGCACACACTGCTGCCGAGTTGTTCCGCGATCGTCCACCACGGAGGATTCGGCGGCTGGTCGGCGGCGCTGCTGCACGGCGTCCCCCAGTTCCTGCTCCCGGTCCGCTTCTCCGACCTGTGGACGAAGGCCACGCTGCTCGACGCGCAGGGCGGTGGCGCGTATCTGCATGCCTCCGAGGTGACCGCGCAGACTCTGCGCACGGGACTCGCCCGGCTCCTGTCGGAGCCGTCCTACCGGACATCGGCCGCCCGACTGCGCCAGGAAATGCTCGACGCGCCCACCCCCAACGCCCTGGTCCCGACGCTGGAGAAGCTGACGGAGGAACGGCGCGGCACACGTCCCTGA